The stretch of DNA CATCCCTGTATTCGTTTTTAATTTTGAGTGTTTTTTATTCACTAATGAAGTAGAACAATTGTATCATAATTGATATAACAAAAAATATAAAATCAGTTGATGATCACTAATCAAAACCTCGTTCAAAATCTATCGTGACCTATGTTTTTAATATAAAAAAATATCTAAATTAACCACTAAGGTTCGTTTTTTCATTTTAATCACAATAAACCAACAATAAGACAAGCAGCAAATAGATTATCCTTTATTTTTGGCGTGAACAGCGCGATAATTTAGCCAAATTCTTTTATTAAATAAACCTTGTGACCAGTAGAAACAAAGCAACCTTAATTGGCTTTATCGCCATTTTGTTATGGAGTTCAATTGTTGCCACCCTTAAAATTGTTACCGAAAACTTTGGTGCGGTTGGTGGGTTGGCTCTTATTTATAGCTTAGCGGCAATTTTATTATTTTTTATCATTGGCCCAACCAAGCTGCGCGAGCTTCCTCGTCGTTATTTAATTTGGGGCAGTTTATTATTTGTTTTGTATGAACTGTGCTTTTCATTGTCAATTGCTCTTTCCAATAGTGATCAGCAAGCTATTGAAGTGAGTATGCTTAATTATTTATGGCCAACGTTAACCATTCTTGCAGCAGTTTTTTTTAATAATCAAAAAACGAATTTATTAATTATTCCAGGCGCAATTTTGCCGCTAATTGGCATTGTTTGGGTTCTTAATGGCGATCACTCTCTCAACTTATGGATGATGTTAGAAAATATTAGCGATAATCCGTTAAGCTATGCATTAGCGCTAATTGGTGCGTTTATTTGGGCGGCTTACTGTATGGTGACGATTAAATGCGCTAAAGGTAAAAATGGCATCACCTTATTTTTCTTTTTAACTGCACTCGTTTTATGGATCAAGTATTTATTATTAGGTGAAAATACCATGATATTTAATGCAGCCGGAATTATCTATCTGATTTTATCGGCAAGTGCTATTGGTTTTGGTTATGCGGCTTGGAACTTTGGCGTATTATATGGCAATATCACGGTTCTTGCGGGTGCCTCGTACTTTATTCCGGTGTTATCGGCCTCAATATCAGCGTTACTATTAAAGACCTCGCTCTCTTTTTCTTTTTGGCAAGGCACGGCAATGGTTTGTTTGGGAGCGATTTTATGTTGGCTTGCAACTCGCGATACCAAGCCTCGAATTAAAAAAATTCAGTAAATAATTGATTTTTTTATATTGTTAGATTACTGAATTTGTTTTTATCGGGCAGTTAATCATTATTCTAGTAAAAATAAAGCGACTTGTGAGCCGCTTTATTTTTAATGTGTAAGTAAACATCATTTTTTAATAATTGGTTGGTACTCAATAGGAACCCATCGATAACCTGTATCACTTTTGCTTACATGCCCTAAACCGGGAAAAGGTAAATGGGCTCCTGCTACCCATAATTTATTTATAGCGGCAAAATCCAATATATTTTTACGACTAATAACGGCTTGTTTAGGATCTGAGTCAAATTCAATAGCAACGTCTGGCTTAGCAAATTGCACTGCGTAGTTATGAACAATATCACCCAAAATTAATAGACTTTCACCACCTGATGAGATTTGATAGGACATATGACCTGGTGTATGGCCCGGTGTCGGTACCAACTTTACGTTATTAATTAGTGGTAACTCATTAGTAAAAGTAACAAACCTTTCGGCTGCTTTATATGGAGCAATTGCGTCTTTTGCCATTTTAAATAAGCCTTTCATTTCATCGGGTATTTGCTTTGCAATGTCATCGCTTAACCAAAAGTCAGCCTCAGCCTTTGCTACATATAAAATCGCGTTAGGAAATAGCGCTTTTCCTTTTTGAACCAAGCCACAAGCATGATCAGGATGTAAGTGAGTTAACAAAATGCTATCAACGTGTTCGGGGGCATAACCTGCCAAAGATAAATTACCGTTGATCTGGCCAAGTGTATCACCAAAACAATTTGCAGCGCCTGTATCAATCAAAATTAAATTGTCATTGGTATGAATTAAAAAAGCATTCACAGCGGTTTGTACGCCCTGTTCACCATTAATAAACATCTTTTGTAATAACTGACTTGCATCATCAGCACTAATGTCAATTAGTTGGTTATTATCAATTTTAGTATAACCATCATAAAGTGCAGTAACTTCATAATCGCCCAACATCATTCGATAATAACCATCGACTTGCTTATGTTGCTGTTTAGGCGGTATAGCGCCAAGCATAGCTCTACCATAAAGACTATTATTGCCAACCGGCTGTACATCGGCTTGAACGACGGAGCAAAATAGCCCAGTTGTTAATAAAAAGCTAGCAAACCCGGTTAACCATACTTTGTTCATTCTCATTTTTATTCCTTTATTATTGATGATTTAGTCACTAATTTACGCGGTAATGATAACCGATTTGCTGGATATAAACTAATGAAACAATCACCCGCTAACCACGGTTTAACGTATCTTGATTGATTTATAAAATATTCGTTTTTATCTATTAATACATTAAATAGTCATGATATAAAAAATAAAAAGTGATATATCATAGATAAAGCGAACGTTTATTTCATCGTAACTCGTGTTCATTTTGACTGCTTTTTTGCATGAAAAATAGCTTCCAAAATTGACGCTAATTGTGTATCTTGCTTATGCTAAAATTAGAAGCAAATATGACCTTATTCATGCTTTTTATTGATGCAAAAAATAGAATTGATTGCCACATCTGATTTCTTCATATAAAAATTTTGTGTAGTAAACTTA from Orbaceae bacterium lpD04 encodes:
- the yddG gene encoding aromatic amino acid DMT transporter YddG, which codes for MTSRNKATLIGFIAILLWSSIVATLKIVTENFGAVGGLALIYSLAAILLFFIIGPTKLRELPRRYLIWGSLLFVLYELCFSLSIALSNSDQQAIEVSMLNYLWPTLTILAAVFFNNQKTNLLIIPGAILPLIGIVWVLNGDHSLNLWMMLENISDNPLSYALALIGAFIWAAYCMVTIKCAKGKNGITLFFFLTALVLWIKYLLLGENTMIFNAAGIIYLILSASAIGFGYAAWNFGVLYGNITVLAGASYFIPVLSASISALLLKTSLSFSFWQGTAMVCLGAILCWLATRDTKPRIKKIQ
- a CDS encoding MBL fold metallo-hydrolase translates to MRMNKVWLTGFASFLLTTGLFCSVVQADVQPVGNNSLYGRAMLGAIPPKQQHKQVDGYYRMMLGDYEVTALYDGYTKIDNNQLIDISADDASQLLQKMFINGEQGVQTAVNAFLIHTNDNLILIDTGAANCFGDTLGQINGNLSLAGYAPEHVDSILLTHLHPDHACGLVQKGKALFPNAILYVAKAEADFWLSDDIAKQIPDEMKGLFKMAKDAIAPYKAAERFVTFTNELPLINNVKLVPTPGHTPGHMSYQISSGGESLLILGDIVHNYAVQFAKPDVAIEFDSDPKQAVISRKNILDFAAINKLWVAGAHLPFPGLGHVSKSDTGYRWVPIEYQPIIKK